Proteins encoded together in one Orrella marina window:
- a CDS encoding TRAP transporter small permease subunit produces the protein MDTTDSDHTHSRWLDKVSRIPLILGGLCLLAMMIQVTLDVAGKYLFSSPVPVTAEMVTYYYMVGVAMFPLYALERGSSLVHVEIVYAHLPRLLKHIVRLLSLALAAAYCFAVAYAAVKPALQAYDIGTYSGTLYTVITWPTRFFPIVGFGLLGLFLTIKAIALLTGRPPAEDREDEPPETGASSG, from the coding sequence TTGGATACGACCGACTCCGACCACACACACAGCCGCTGGCTCGACAAGGTCTCCCGGATTCCATTGATTCTGGGAGGCCTGTGTCTGCTTGCGATGATGATACAGGTCACGCTGGACGTGGCTGGAAAGTATCTTTTCAGCTCGCCCGTTCCAGTTACCGCCGAGATGGTGACCTACTACTACATGGTCGGAGTGGCCATGTTCCCGCTCTACGCGCTCGAGCGTGGCAGCAGTCTGGTTCACGTCGAAATTGTGTACGCCCACCTGCCGCGCCTTCTCAAACATATCGTCAGACTACTCAGCCTGGCTCTGGCTGCAGCCTACTGCTTCGCAGTTGCTTACGCGGCAGTCAAGCCAGCGTTGCAGGCCTATGACATCGGTACATATTCAGGCACTCTCTATACCGTGATTACCTGGCCAACCCGATTCTTTCCAATTGTGGGCTTCGGATTGCTCGGGCTCTTTCTGACAATCAAAGCCATCGCGTTACTGACAGGCAGACCACCTGCTGAAGATCGGGAAGATGAGCCGCCTGAAACGGGAGCATCGTCCGGATGA
- a CDS encoding C4-dicarboxylate TRAP transporter substrate-binding protein → MLQARNVVSKLIIGSVLAAAASSVLAQTVIRASSWHPPKHPGVIGGYDPFMNYVKKESNGELDFKFWSGGSLSNAKSTLPTVRNGIADIGVLALTYFPAEFPYAQLVSNMAMFSENPPAIAAAVTELVVLDCKPCRDEFTSKGLVFTSSYSTTPYTLISKTPIESPADLKGKKFRSAGTLWDRWANYVGGTAVNVSSAEMFEALDRGGVDVAVFSPSALKSFSLWDIAKYDVMLGLGTYAAMSLFTMNQSFWRDLTPEQRKILLDGSALGVMGVTFAYMDSDDDVLKQAKQHNVNIVKPGESLVKQRDAFVEEDSKKLQQLAKDQYGIQDAEPIITRYRELLKKWEGIVNEVGPDRNKLAERMQQEIYSKVDPKTYGM, encoded by the coding sequence ATGCTTCAAGCCAGAAACGTGGTCAGCAAACTCATTATCGGCTCCGTTCTCGCCGCCGCAGCATCAAGCGTACTGGCCCAGACAGTCATCAGGGCGTCCTCATGGCATCCCCCCAAGCACCCAGGCGTGATTGGGGGGTACGACCCGTTCATGAACTACGTCAAGAAGGAATCCAACGGCGAACTGGATTTCAAGTTCTGGAGCGGCGGATCACTTTCCAACGCCAAAAGCACGTTACCAACCGTTCGGAATGGCATCGCTGACATCGGTGTGCTGGCCCTTACATACTTTCCGGCAGAGTTTCCTTACGCACAACTGGTCTCCAACATGGCTATGTTCTCCGAGAACCCCCCAGCCATTGCTGCGGCAGTCACGGAACTGGTCGTACTTGACTGCAAACCATGCAGGGACGAGTTCACCTCAAAGGGTCTGGTCTTCACCTCATCCTATTCCACGACTCCCTACACTTTGATATCCAAAACGCCGATCGAAAGCCCGGCTGACCTCAAGGGCAAGAAGTTCCGCTCTGCTGGCACGCTCTGGGATCGCTGGGCCAATTATGTCGGCGGCACTGCGGTCAACGTTTCATCTGCCGAGATGTTTGAGGCACTGGATCGTGGTGGAGTGGACGTAGCCGTTTTCTCGCCGTCAGCGCTCAAGTCATTCAGTCTGTGGGATATCGCAAAGTATGACGTCATGCTAGGTCTGGGCACCTACGCAGCAATGTCACTATTCACAATGAACCAGTCTTTCTGGCGTGATCTCACACCAGAACAGCGCAAGATTCTGCTTGATGGCTCAGCCCTCGGTGTAATGGGCGTGACGTTTGCATACATGGATAGCGATGACGATGTCCTCAAACAAGCCAAACAGCACAACGTCAACATCGTCAAACCAGGCGAGTCACTCGTCAAACAGCGCGACGCATTCGTGGAAGAAGACTCCAAGAAACTCCAGCAACTTGCAAAGGATCAATACGGTATTCAGGATGCCGAGCCGATCATCACACGTTACCGCGAACTGCTCAAGAAATGGGAAGGTATCGTCAACGAAGTAGGGCCCGATCGCAACAAGCTCGCAGAGCGTATGCAGCAGGAGATCTACTCCAAGGTCGATCCAAAAACCTACGGTATGTAA